The Xenopus laevis strain J_2021 chromosome 7S, Xenopus_laevis_v10.1, whole genome shotgun sequence genome includes a window with the following:
- the dkk1.S gene encoding dickkopf WNT signaling pathway inhibitor 1 S homeolog precursor: protein MGSNMFPVPLIVFWGFILDGALGFVMMTNSNSIKNVPAAPAGQPIGYYPVSVSPDSLYDIANKYQPLDAYPLYSCTEDDDCALDEFCHSSRNGNSLVCLACRKRRKRCLRDAMCCTGNYCSNGICVPVEQDQERFQHQGYLEETILENYNNADHATMDTHSKLTTSPSGMQPFKGRDGDVCLRSTDCAPGLCCARHFWSKICKPVLDEGQVCTKHRRKGSHGLEIFQRCHCGAGLSCRLQKGEFTTVPKTSRLHTCQRH, encoded by the exons ATGGGCAGCAACATGTTCCCGGTGCCTCTTATTGTCTTTTGGGGTTTTATCTTGGATGGGGCACTTGGCTTTGTCATGATGACCAACTCCAACTCCATCAAGAATGTGCCGGCGGCACCAGCAGGTCAGCCCATTGGCTACTACCCTGTGAGCGTCAGTCCGGACTCCCTATATGATATTGCCAACAAGTACCAACCTCTGGATGCCTACCCG CTCTACAGTTGCACGGAAGATGATGACTGTGCCCTTGATGAATTCTGTCACAGTTCCAGAAACGGCAACTCTCTGGTTTGCTTGGCATGCCGGAAACGCAGAAAGCGTTGCCTGAGGGACGCCATGTGCTGCACAGGCAACTACTGTAGCAACG GAATTTGTGTCCCTGTGGAGCAAGATCAAGAGCGCTTCCAACACCAGGGATACCTGGAAGAAACCATTCTGGAAAACTATAATAATGCTGATCATGCAACAATGGATACTCATTCCAAATTAACCACGTCCCCATCTGGAATGCAGCCCTTTAAAG GCCGTGATGGTGATGTTTGCCTCCGATCAACTGACTGTGCACCAGGTCTATGCTGTGCCCGTCATTTCTGGTCAAAGATCTGCAAGCCGGTCCTTGATGAAGGCCAAGTGTGCACCAAGCACAGGAGGAAAGGCTCTCACGGGCTAGAGATTTTCCAGCGTTGTCACTGCGGTGCCGGACTCTCGTGCCGGTTACAGAAAGGAGAATTTACAACTGTCCCTAAAACATCGAGACTTCACACTTGCCAGAGACACTAA